Proteins co-encoded in one Deltaproteobacteria bacterium genomic window:
- a CDS encoding extracellular solute-binding protein — MVGKKIPSALLAFALALPLFYGCAGGKRGKLTIAFGGAPKEIEFWVKIIDDFEKKTGIGVQLLRQPTDTDQRRQGLLVPLKSRKADPDVFLMDVAWISQFAGSNWLEPLDDIAGQIGAGVFFERVLALADTYGGSVLALPVYVDGGLLYYRKDLLAKYGYEGPPETWRELVAMATEIQAGQRRKNRAFYGFVWQGAQYEGLICNFLEFSASNGGGIILKDGTIRLNTPENVTALELMRDLIHGRAISPPNTFTEMKEEEVRSFFQMGNAAFQRNWPYAWAIHQEKGSFVRGRVGIAPLPHFESGSSVSTLGGWHIGISTFSDAKQEARRLVQYILSYETQKNLVSGLGWNSGRRDIYEDEEILAKFPHYRELRGVLERALPRPTVPYYSQLSAVIQRHLNAAIAGKMEPRKALVEAERESRMVIERYAGK, encoded by the coding sequence ATGGTTGGAAAAAAGATCCCTTCAGCCCTCCTGGCCTTTGCGCTGGCACTCCCGCTCTTTTACGGTTGCGCCGGCGGTAAAAGGGGGAAGCTGACCATCGCCTTCGGGGGCGCACCGAAGGAAATCGAGTTCTGGGTAAAGATAATCGACGACTTTGAGAAGAAGACGGGAATCGGCGTGCAGCTTCTCCGGCAGCCCACGGATACGGACCAGAGGCGCCAGGGGCTTCTCGTTCCCCTCAAGTCACGTAAGGCCGACCCGGATGTTTTCCTCATGGACGTTGCCTGGATTTCCCAGTTTGCCGGGTCGAACTGGCTGGAGCCACTCGATGATATTGCCGGGCAGATCGGGGCCGGCGTGTTCTTCGAACGGGTGCTGGCCCTTGCCGACACCTACGGTGGATCGGTGCTTGCCCTCCCCGTGTACGTCGACGGGGGACTCCTCTACTACAGGAAGGACCTCCTTGCGAAGTACGGGTACGAGGGGCCGCCGGAGACCTGGCGCGAGCTGGTGGCCATGGCGACAGAGATCCAGGCCGGGCAGCGAAGAAAGAACCGCGCCTTTTACGGTTTCGTCTGGCAGGGGGCCCAGTACGAGGGGCTGATTTGCAATTTTCTAGAGTTTTCGGCGTCGAATGGGGGAGGCATCATCCTGAAAGACGGGACCATACGCCTGAACACCCCGGAAAACGTGACTGCCCTGGAACTCATGAGGGACCTGATCCACGGGAGGGCCATTTCGCCGCCGAACACCTTCACGGAGATGAAGGAGGAGGAGGTACGGTCCTTCTTTCAAATGGGAAACGCCGCCTTCCAGAGGAACTGGCCCTATGCCTGGGCGATTCACCAGGAAAAGGGATCTTTCGTCAGGGGAAGGGTCGGCATAGCGCCCCTGCCACATTTCGAGTCGGGCTCGAGCGTATCGACCCTGGGGGGATGGCACATCGGTATTTCGACCTTTTCCGACGCCAAGCAGGAGGCCCGGAGACTGGTTCAGTACATCCTTTCCTACGAGACCCAGAAGAATCTCGTAAGCGGCCTCGGATGGAATTCGGGGAGGAGGGACATATACGAGGACGAAGAGATCCTTGCGAAGTTCCCCCACTACCGGGAGCTGCGGGGCGTCCTCGAACGTGCCCTCCCCAGGCCCACCGTTCCCTACTATTCGCAGCTTTCGGCGGTGATCCAGCGGCACCTGAACGCCGCCATCGCCGGGAAGATGGAACCCCGGAAGGCCCTTGTGGAAGCCGAGAGGGAAAGCCGGATGGTAATCGAGCGATACGCCGGAAAGTAG
- a CDS encoding branched-chain amino acid ABC transporter permease, whose amino-acid sequence MRIESLIFQLLVGISTAMLYWIVSVGLTFTFGVTRVLNFAHGSFYMFGAYLTLALFTATGSFVASLIIASLCVGLIGILCERGLIRFSYALPVPFQLVLTFGLVLVFEDVVRLFWGTAPRVIPSLGTGTFTLMGRRFPLYSVYLIIIGALIGGLLYLAINRTKWGVMIRAMISDIDLAMANGINPEVLYSSSFFVGSFLAGLGGALSLPIGSASPGMGEHIIIYSFIVTVMGGLGNIKGAFVASLIIGIAESLGALYFPNLTMAIPYLILASILVYKPEGIYGEV is encoded by the coding sequence ATGAGAATCGAGTCGCTCATATTCCAGCTCCTCGTGGGTATCTCAACGGCTATGCTCTACTGGATCGTTTCGGTCGGGCTCACCTTCACCTTCGGCGTCACCCGTGTTCTCAACTTCGCCCACGGCTCCTTCTACATGTTCGGCGCCTACCTGACCCTGGCCCTCTTCACCGCCACCGGGAGTTTCGTGGCATCCCTTATCATCGCCTCGCTCTGCGTCGGGCTCATCGGGATCCTCTGCGAACGGGGGCTGATCCGCTTCTCCTACGCTCTCCCCGTGCCCTTCCAGCTCGTGCTCACATTCGGGCTCGTCCTGGTCTTCGAGGACGTGGTCCGCCTGTTCTGGGGCACGGCGCCACGGGTCATCCCCTCCCTGGGGACGGGGACCTTCACGCTCATGGGCAGGAGGTTTCCCCTCTACTCGGTGTACCTGATCATCATCGGCGCCCTCATCGGGGGCCTGCTCTACCTGGCCATCAACAGAACGAAGTGGGGGGTGATGATACGGGCAATGATTTCGGACATCGACCTGGCCATGGCCAACGGCATCAACCCCGAGGTCCTCTACTCCTCCTCATTCTTCGTGGGATCCTTCCTCGCGGGCCTCGGCGGGGCCCTGTCCCTTCCCATCGGGTCCGCGTCACCGGGCATGGGGGAGCACATCATCATCTACTCTTTCATCGTCACCGTCATGGGGGGCCTGGGAAACATCAAGGGAGCCTTCGTGGCCTCCCTCATTATCGGGATCGCCGAGTCGCTGGGGGCGCTCTACTTCCCCAACCTGACCATGGCCATACCCTACCTGATTCTCGCCTCGATACTGGTGTATAAACCCGAGGGAATCTATGGAGAAGTTTAA
- a CDS encoding FHA domain-containing protein produces the protein MAKLIVTLKGKTLKEIELVKNVPITIGRDASNALQLENPSVSRHHAKIFKQGWPFFIEDLKSTNGTYHNGNRINWKVALNNKDRITIGKHTLIFLDKKLDYDDDERLKNLNPEDTICIPDYEK, from the coding sequence ATGGCAAAACTCATCGTAACACTGAAAGGGAAGACGCTGAAGGAGATCGAACTCGTAAAAAACGTTCCCATCACGATCGGCAGGGACGCGTCAAACGCACTCCAGCTGGAGAACCCGTCCGTCTCCCGGCATCATGCGAAGATATTCAAGCAGGGATGGCCGTTTTTCATCGAGGACCTGAAAAGCACGAACGGCACGTACCACAACGGGAACAGAATTAACTGGAAAGTAGCCCTGAACAACAAGGACAGGATCACCATCGGGAAGCACACGCTGATATTCCTGGACAAGAAACTCGATTACGATGACGACGAGAGGCTGAAAAACCTCAACCCGGAAGACACCATCTGCATCCCCGACTATGAGAAATGA
- a CDS encoding ABC transporter substrate-binding protein: MKDQSRRDFLKAIGAGAGVLVCGSLGAREVMASEKMAKIKDKIKIGHIAIFSGPYGTYGELQQRGSQLAAEEIKKAGGIHGADVEVVYGDSKGKAAEAIKQARRLVESEKVDFLIGIDSSGVVLGIAEVMPELNRLLFVTHAATHKLTEEKVYKEGNKNVFRLAANVYQDGIMAAIVGTHMPVKRWAGVHPDYAYGYDSWDLFQKSLKKLRPDVEFVGEAWTKSGTTDFKPYISSILDKKPQGVFSVQWGPSLITFVRQAIEMGLFDALKYKNGYAFVNPMGSSIDVMEALAKEYPEGAWISGRYIWSYPPTPINSNFVKAHFAKYQHLPAYSGATSYTAVYLIKKLVEATGTMDIKTHIEFLEDLTIYCPLGTVRLRKEDHQAIYDVPFGQVKRDPAFPIPVLTNMISAPADLYYRKPPFDDVPPYTGYPPFVKI; the protein is encoded by the coding sequence ATGAAAGACCAGAGCAGGAGAGATTTCTTGAAGGCCATCGGCGCAGGCGCAGGTGTTCTCGTGTGCGGCAGTCTCGGGGCAAGGGAGGTCATGGCCTCCGAGAAAATGGCGAAGATCAAGGACAAGATCAAGATCGGGCACATCGCCATATTCTCCGGCCCCTACGGGACTTACGGGGAACTGCAGCAGAGGGGCTCGCAGCTCGCCGCAGAAGAGATCAAAAAGGCCGGGGGTATCCACGGCGCAGACGTGGAGGTCGTCTACGGCGACTCGAAGGGAAAGGCAGCAGAGGCGATCAAGCAGGCGAGAAGGCTCGTGGAATCAGAGAAAGTAGACTTTTTGATCGGCATCGACTCCAGCGGCGTCGTCCTGGGAATCGCGGAGGTGATGCCGGAGTTAAACCGCCTCCTCTTCGTCACCCACGCCGCCACCCACAAGCTCACGGAAGAGAAGGTCTACAAGGAGGGGAACAAGAACGTGTTCCGCCTTGCAGCAAACGTCTACCAGGACGGCATCATGGCAGCCATCGTCGGCACCCACATGCCGGTCAAGCGGTGGGCTGGCGTTCATCCCGATTACGCCTACGGATACGACTCGTGGGATCTCTTCCAGAAGTCCCTGAAAAAGCTGCGCCCCGACGTGGAGTTCGTGGGAGAGGCATGGACGAAATCGGGGACGACCGATTTCAAACCCTACATCTCTTCGATCCTCGACAAGAAGCCCCAGGGGGTTTTCTCGGTCCAGTGGGGGCCCTCCCTGATCACCTTCGTCCGGCAGGCCATCGAAATGGGCCTCTTCGACGCCCTGAAGTACAAGAACGGGTACGCCTTCGTGAACCCGATGGGTTCCTCCATCGACGTGATGGAGGCTCTTGCGAAGGAATATCCCGAGGGTGCCTGGATATCGGGGAGATACATCTGGTCATACCCGCCGACCCCGATCAACAGCAACTTCGTCAAAGCGCACTTCGCAAAATACCAGCACCTCCCGGCATACAGCGGCGCCACGTCCTACACGGCCGTGTACCTGATCAAGAAGCTCGTGGAGGCAACGGGAACCATGGACATCAAGACCCACATCGAATTCCTGGAGGACCTGACCATCTACTGTCCCCTCGGGACGGTGCGGCTCCGCAAGGAGGACCACCAGGCGATATACGACGTTCCTTTCGGCCAGGTAAAGCGCGACCCCGCCTTTCCGATTCCCGTCCTGACGAACATGATCAGCGCGCCCGCTGACCTGTACTACCGGAAGCCGCCCTTTGACGACGTGCCCCCCTACACGGGCTATCCACCCTTTGTCAAGATCTGA
- a CDS encoding ATP-binding cassette domain-containing protein: MVFLATEKITKSFGGLVAVNDVSASFEKGVITAIIGPNGAGKTTFVNVCTGVFRPDRGEVLLGGRDVTPLPPHEKVARGLGRTFQIKNIFQGLSVRENVRIPLLSRKPPVDVEEGTSRLLALVNLGRFADGEASSLSHGDQKLLEVAMCLALEPEVIFLDEPMAGVNPADRGRIMDIIRDLKERGLAVILIEHNMDAVFAAADRILVMHRGSIIADGLPEEIRSNQEVIDIYLGGLE, translated from the coding sequence ATAGTGTTTCTCGCCACCGAAAAGATAACGAAGAGTTTCGGCGGGCTCGTGGCCGTGAACGATGTATCCGCCTCTTTTGAAAAGGGCGTCATCACGGCCATCATCGGCCCAAACGGCGCCGGGAAAACGACCTTCGTGAACGTCTGCACCGGGGTGTTCAGGCCCGACAGGGGAGAGGTGCTCCTCGGGGGCAGGGACGTAACCCCCCTTCCCCCCCACGAGAAGGTAGCCCGTGGGCTCGGAAGGACCTTCCAGATCAAGAACATATTCCAGGGGCTCTCGGTGAGGGAGAACGTGAGGATTCCGCTCCTCTCACGGAAGCCGCCGGTGGACGTGGAGGAAGGAACGTCGAGGCTGCTTGCCCTGGTCAACCTGGGAAGGTTCGCCGATGGCGAGGCGTCGAGCCTCTCCCACGGCGACCAGAAGCTGCTGGAAGTCGCCATGTGCCTGGCCCTCGAACCCGAGGTCATCTTCCTCGACGAGCCCATGGCGGGGGTGAACCCGGCGGACCGGGGCAGGATCATGGATATCATACGCGATCTCAAAGAGCGGGGGCTCGCGGTAATACTGATCGAGCACAACATGGACGCCGTGTTTGCCGCGGCCGACAGGATTCTGGTCATGCACCGGGGGAGCATCATCGCCGACGGGCTCCCGGAAGAGATAAGGAGCAACCAGGAAGTCATTGACATCTACCTTGGTGGTCTCGAATGA
- a CDS encoding ABC transporter permease subunit: MREERVRAVLCAIGVAFMLQFALAPIVYMAVVSLARSPELIFSPGDTGATIVNYVRILTDPSLHFLHYLRNSIVVAGASSLLAVFAAVPAAYAITRLPLPGKVVIVLSVLSISMFPQVSAIGYLFKLMAGLGWINTHASLVLPYAAWILPLTLWILVSYLSRIPRELDSAALVDGCTRWKVLFRVILPVAAPGILSAALLAFIFAFNEFLFALMLTTDFRARTVPVGIALFQGLHGQLPWGTVMAASVISTIPVIILAMIFQRRIISGLTGGAVKG, encoded by the coding sequence GTGAGGGAAGAGAGGGTAAGAGCCGTCCTGTGTGCCATTGGTGTCGCCTTCATGCTGCAGTTTGCCCTGGCTCCCATCGTCTACATGGCAGTGGTGAGCCTTGCCAGGAGCCCGGAACTGATTTTTTCCCCGGGAGACACAGGTGCCACGATCGTCAATTATGTCCGCATTCTCACGGACCCTTCGCTTCACTTCCTTCATTACCTCAGAAACAGCATCGTCGTGGCAGGCGCCAGCTCCCTCCTCGCCGTTTTCGCGGCGGTGCCGGCTGCATATGCCATTACCCGCCTCCCCCTGCCGGGAAAGGTGGTGATCGTCCTGTCCGTTCTGAGCATATCGATGTTTCCCCAGGTAAGTGCGATCGGCTATCTCTTCAAGCTCATGGCCGGCCTGGGCTGGATCAACACGCATGCATCCCTCGTCTTGCCCTATGCAGCCTGGATACTTCCCCTCACGCTCTGGATTCTGGTGAGCTACCTGTCCCGCATACCCCGGGAGCTTGACAGTGCGGCCCTCGTCGACGGGTGCACGAGATGGAAGGTGCTCTTCAGGGTAATCCTTCCCGTCGCCGCACCCGGGATCCTCTCTGCGGCCCTGCTCGCCTTCATCTTCGCTTTCAACGAGTTCCTCTTCGCCCTGATGCTCACCACGGACTTCCGCGCCAGGACCGTGCCGGTGGGAATTGCCCTCTTTCAGGGACTTCACGGGCAACTGCCCTGGGGAACCGTAATGGCTGCATCGGTGATATCCACGATTCCCGTGATCATTCTGGCGATGATTTTCCAGCGCCGGATAATCTCGGGGCTGACCGGGGGTGCCGTCAAGGGATGA
- a CDS encoding YihY family inner membrane protein: MKISEIIQFLKTDIWRIRERDLTPSKWFLIRLLRIIILSLRGFTEKRCQLRAASLTFYSLLSIVPVVAMIFGIAKGFGFERALEKQLIEKLAGHQEVISRVIDFAHALLENTRGGLIAGVGVLLLFWSIIKVLSSIESSFNDIWGVKKGRSLGRKISDYLSLILICPVLFVMSSAITVAVASRVKVIVDSIELLGPLSTGIFIALKLLPFMVISILFTFIYIFMPNRKVNFTSGLLAGITAGALYQIFQIAYIKLQIGVAKYNAIYGSFAALPLFLIWLQVSWIIILSGGELSFAHQNVDTYEFEPDCLNVSHSFKNLLSLRIAHLLVHHFLNGEKPLDEDDISRTLEIPIRLVRQILFELVNAGVVSQIQVNEERMVAYQPALSTDTLTVKYVMDALDQQGTDKIPVARTEEMKVLSECLIAFGDAIDKSPANRRLKDI; the protein is encoded by the coding sequence ATGAAGATATCCGAAATTATTCAGTTTCTGAAAACAGACATATGGAGAATCCGGGAGAGGGACCTTACCCCCTCGAAGTGGTTCCTGATCAGGCTGCTTCGGATCATCATACTGTCTCTTCGGGGCTTCACGGAAAAAAGATGCCAGCTGAGGGCGGCCTCCCTGACCTTTTATTCCCTCCTTTCGATCGTTCCCGTCGTTGCCATGATCTTCGGAATCGCCAAAGGTTTCGGGTTCGAGAGGGCTCTTGAAAAACAGCTGATAGAAAAACTTGCGGGGCATCAAGAGGTCATCTCGCGGGTCATAGATTTCGCCCACGCACTCCTCGAAAACACCCGGGGCGGCCTCATCGCCGGCGTCGGGGTGCTCCTTCTGTTCTGGTCGATCATAAAGGTTCTCTCGAGCATCGAGAGCTCATTCAACGATATCTGGGGCGTTAAAAAGGGCAGGAGCCTGGGGAGAAAGATCAGTGATTATCTCTCCCTCATCCTCATCTGCCCCGTGCTCTTTGTCATGTCGAGCGCGATAACGGTCGCGGTTGCCAGCAGGGTGAAGGTAATCGTCGACAGCATAGAGCTCCTGGGTCCCCTGAGCACCGGGATTTTCATCGCTTTGAAGCTACTGCCCTTCATGGTGATCTCCATCCTCTTCACCTTTATCTACATCTTCATGCCCAACAGGAAGGTCAACTTCACCTCAGGGTTGCTTGCGGGTATAACAGCCGGGGCCCTCTATCAGATCTTCCAGATTGCCTATATAAAATTGCAAATCGGTGTTGCCAAATACAACGCAATCTACGGCAGTTTTGCCGCGCTCCCCCTTTTCCTCATCTGGCTGCAGGTGAGCTGGATCATCATCCTTTCCGGTGGAGAGCTCTCCTTCGCCCATCAAAACGTTGACACCTACGAGTTCGAGCCCGACTGCCTCAATGTAAGTCACTCCTTTAAAAATCTGCTGAGCCTGAGAATCGCCCACCTGCTGGTGCACCATTTCCTGAACGGGGAAAAACCCCTCGACGAGGATGATATTTCCCGCACCCTGGAAATCCCCATCCGTCTCGTGCGGCAGATACTGTTCGAGCTCGTCAATGCGGGAGTCGTTTCCCAGATCCAGGTCAACGAGGAGAGGATGGTGGCATACCAGCCTGCCCTCAGCACCGACACGTTAACGGTGAAATACGTTATGGATGCTCTCGACCAGCAGGGAACCGACAAGATCCCCGTCGCCCGGACAGAAGAGATGAAAGTGCTGTCCGAGTGCCTGATAGCCTTTGGAGACGCCATAGACAAGTCACCGGCAAACAGACGCCTGAAAGACATATGA
- a CDS encoding ABC transporter permease subunit: MEKNTPKETLEAVAFLLPLAAFLLLFALYPVMGTLVTSFFRDTTFYAREFVHFENFTRLLHDGGFLQSARFTLLFVAVSVPLELLLGLAFALLLHEKLPLRGILRVSLLIPWAVPAAVSGRVWELVYNYSFGLANFFLLKTGIADAPVNWLGSDGGAFFALVLADVWKTTPFVSIILLAGLQTIPGELRRQAEVDGAGFFRRFTRLTLPLLMPMVVVALIFRTIDGLRIFDIVYVVTGGGPGGSTTSLSIYAYRFFVSGDFGYGSAVSVTLFLLALALSLLYLKLFRFREVVA, from the coding sequence ATGGAAAAGAACACGCCGAAAGAGACCCTCGAAGCTGTTGCCTTCCTTCTCCCCCTCGCCGCTTTTCTGCTCCTTTTCGCCCTCTACCCCGTTATGGGGACGCTCGTCACCTCTTTTTTCCGGGACACCACCTTTTATGCGAGAGAGTTCGTTCATTTCGAAAACTTTACCAGGCTCCTGCATGACGGGGGATTTTTGCAGTCCGCGCGGTTCACCCTTCTTTTTGTCGCCGTTTCGGTGCCCCTGGAGCTGCTCCTCGGGCTGGCTTTCGCGCTCCTTCTGCATGAAAAGCTTCCCCTTCGGGGCATCCTGCGCGTATCTCTTCTCATCCCCTGGGCGGTTCCCGCGGCGGTGTCGGGAAGGGTGTGGGAGCTCGTATACAACTACAGCTTCGGCCTGGCCAACTTTTTCCTGCTCAAGACGGGTATTGCGGATGCCCCGGTGAACTGGCTCGGCTCCGATGGCGGGGCTTTCTTTGCCCTTGTCCTTGCCGATGTCTGGAAAACGACTCCCTTCGTGTCGATAATACTTCTGGCCGGCCTGCAGACGATCCCCGGTGAGCTCAGGCGCCAGGCCGAGGTCGACGGGGCAGGTTTTTTTCGGCGCTTCACCAGGCTGACCCTTCCCCTCCTCATGCCGATGGTGGTTGTTGCCCTCATCTTCAGGACGATTGACGGTCTCAGAATTTTCGACATCGTCTACGTGGTAACGGGGGGCGGCCCCGGGGGCTCGACGACCTCGCTGTCGATTTACGCATACCGCTTTTTCGTTTCGGGAGATTTCGGATACGGATCGGCAGTATCTGTCACCCTGTTTCTCTTGGCCCTCGCCCTCTCCCTGCTGTACCTCAAGCTCTTTCGCTTCAGGGAGGTGGTGGCGTGA
- a CDS encoding ATP-binding cassette domain-containing protein: MKLALKDLGKVFLTARRRVTALAGVSIEIPPGEFFVIVGPSGCGKSTLLNLVAGLEKPTAGEIWFGSTLVASAGKRVFVSARDRNVAMVFQTYALYPHLTVFENIAFPLRIKKFEKKRIEDSVKSAAAMLEISGLLGAKPAELSGGERQRVAIARAIVRNPCLFLLDEPLSNLDAKLRLATRSELKALQRTIGITTVYVTHDQVEAMTLGDRIAVMKDGIVQQVGTPDEIYGAPANPFVATFVGSPPMSLIEAQLSRDKGEFFLSFDGVRIKVPSSGRERARELGAGSCLMGVRPEDVTVVGEKVPPVPTFSATVVSVETLGRERLVHLRAGMSLLSAFCRERFPEAGAVVEVAVDGERIHLFPASEKSD, translated from the coding sequence ATGAAGCTCGCGCTGAAAGATCTCGGAAAGGTATTCCTCACCGCCCGTAGGAGGGTGACGGCGCTTGCAGGGGTGAGCATCGAGATTCCCCCGGGTGAGTTTTTCGTCATCGTGGGCCCGAGCGGGTGCGGGAAATCCACCCTCCTGAACCTCGTTGCCGGGCTCGAAAAGCCGACGGCGGGAGAGATCTGGTTCGGCTCAACCCTCGTTGCATCTGCGGGAAAGAGAGTTTTCGTCTCTGCCAGGGACCGCAACGTGGCCATGGTGTTTCAAACCTATGCCCTCTACCCGCACTTGACGGTCTTCGAGAACATAGCATTTCCCCTGCGGATCAAAAAGTTCGAGAAAAAGAGGATAGAGGACTCGGTGAAGAGTGCGGCGGCGATGCTCGAGATATCGGGCCTCTTGGGCGCAAAGCCGGCGGAGCTCTCCGGCGGGGAGCGCCAGCGTGTCGCGATTGCGCGGGCCATTGTCCGCAACCCCTGCCTCTTTTTGCTCGACGAGCCCCTCTCGAACCTCGACGCGAAACTCCGCCTGGCCACCCGGTCTGAGCTGAAGGCCCTTCAGCGAACGATCGGGATAACAACCGTGTATGTGACCCACGACCAGGTGGAGGCCATGACCCTCGGCGACAGGATTGCGGTCATGAAGGATGGTATCGTCCAGCAGGTCGGGACTCCCGACGAGATTTACGGTGCGCCGGCGAACCCCTTCGTGGCAACCTTTGTCGGCTCACCGCCGATGAGCCTGATAGAGGCGCAACTTTCACGCGATAAGGGGGAGTTCTTCCTGAGCTTTGACGGGGTGAGGATAAAGGTCCCGTCGTCCGGGAGAGAGAGGGCACGGGAGCTGGGAGCCGGCAGCTGCCTGATGGGGGTCAGGCCGGAAGACGTCACGGTGGTTGGAGAGAAGGTTCCTCCCGTGCCGACCTTCAGCGCCACGGTGGTCTCCGTCGAGACGCTGGGAAGGGAAAGGCTCGTTCATCTCAGAGCCGGGATGAGCCTGCTGTCGGCATTTTGCCGGGAGCGTTTCCCCGAAGCCGGTGCGGTGGTGGAGGTGGCCGTCGACGGGGAGAGGATTCACCTCTTTCCCGCATCAGAAAAATCGGATTAG
- a CDS encoding protein kinase → MCRNSTQRGSDSPEKGGSPAGYGGIELVDFFKNKLAAFVKRTGEGVRLVPVLVKKPAVALHWLATARIAQVAIVVLALTVPTVIAGAIDSLLESQYPPRVHEELFGLMKKTYTNPRLADKKEQVRSVLWLSSGGLVFLLLFLHIPEAVKSADRKARKIEAQADAHLQGEPSKSVILYRSALKLATCADQIASLKNKTGAIDKKVLGKEPDPERTLLVSPPVKQSGQSEAGRSSGFLQSGGNSRYRVKGALGKGTTGITYRAFDAVLERDVAIKELHRDLAGNPELTSRFRREAKVLAQLTHPGIVQVYDFVEEGGRILIVMELVRGGELTDLLRERGHITVPEAARLGVSMTEAMGYAHARGIVHRDFKPSNVMLTVGGSPKIADFGLATFARDARKGEVAGSPYYMSPEQAEGKSA, encoded by the coding sequence ATGTGCCGAAATAGCACCCAGAGAGGATCCGATTCCCCGGAAAAGGGCGGGAGCCCTGCAGGCTACGGAGGGATAGAACTGGTCGATTTTTTCAAAAATAAGCTCGCGGCCTTCGTGAAAAGGACGGGCGAGGGGGTGCGCTTGGTACCGGTCCTGGTAAAAAAGCCGGCGGTCGCCCTCCACTGGCTCGCAACCGCCCGCATAGCCCAGGTAGCCATCGTGGTGCTGGCTTTGACGGTCCCCACAGTCATCGCGGGAGCGATAGACTCCCTGCTCGAAAGTCAGTACCCTCCCCGCGTCCACGAGGAGCTCTTCGGATTGATGAAGAAAACGTACACCAACCCGCGGCTGGCCGATAAAAAGGAGCAGGTGCGAAGCGTCCTCTGGCTTTCCTCGGGGGGGCTCGTTTTTCTGCTCCTTTTTCTGCACATTCCAGAAGCCGTGAAAAGTGCCGACAGGAAGGCACGGAAGATCGAGGCGCAGGCCGACGCCCACCTCCAGGGCGAGCCCTCAAAAAGCGTGATCCTGTACCGCTCCGCCCTGAAGCTGGCCACCTGCGCCGATCAAATCGCCTCCCTGAAAAACAAAACAGGCGCCATAGACAAAAAGGTCCTCGGGAAAGAGCCCGATCCCGAAAGGACCCTCCTGGTTTCTCCCCCGGTGAAGCAGAGCGGACAGTCAGAGGCGGGCAGAAGCAGCGGGTTCCTCCAATCTGGCGGAAACAGCCGGTACCGTGTCAAGGGGGCCCTGGGAAAGGGGACTACGGGCATAACCTACCGCGCATTCGACGCAGTCCTGGAGCGTGACGTGGCCATAAAGGAGCTCCACCGGGACCTTGCGGGAAATCCCGAGCTTACCTCCCGATTTCGCAGGGAGGCGAAGGTCCTTGCCCAGCTGACCCACCCCGGGATCGTCCAGGTATATGACTTCGTCGAGGAGGGAGGCCGGATTCTTATCGTTATGGAGCTGGTCCGCGGGGGGGAACTCACGGACCTTTTAAGGGAGCGGGGGCACATAACCGTTCCGGAAGCGGCGCGCCTCGGCGTTTCCATGACCGAAGCCATGGGGTACGCCCACGCGCGGGGTATCGTCCACCGGGACTTCAAGCCCTCAAACGTCATGCTCACCGTGGGAGGTTCGCCCAAGATAGCGGATTTCGGCCTGGCCACCTTTGCCCGGGATGCCCGTAAGGGAGAGGTGGCGGGATCGCCCTACTACATGAGCCCCGAACAGGCAGAGGGAAAGAGCGCC